Proteins encoded together in one Deinococcus irradiatisoli window:
- a CDS encoding VanW family protein, with the protein MPRVFRSPLLLTLALLASPLAAASQEIPAAPLPSPAAPAPGRPAPTVPEPSAPTPEPTPLPDTQPTLPVTPAPTTPVVAPAPPPAVKPRPTDSLTLRFEASFPAVVDGKKTSVPYRETLVIPPERLALLRAQGKVTVSLDADFSAFLKRISPQPQDARFEAQPDGQWIIVQRNGLKLDETAARAALGSAIKDGQTTLLKFTPTQSLAPKRTLDYFVSRGITNFLAAGQTGYDGSSPERITNIHVGTHAFQDRLFEGKTFSFNQMLGPITTRAGFVTGLVIAGERTASGIGGGICQVSTTVFRALYGAGLPIVERRNHSYQVYYYDPQGLDATIYQPSQDLRFANDTGGPLWFQSDWDDAQKLLVVRVFGKARDFEVQVQEPRILSTTPSPPDKTVYDASLKKGERKQVDWAASGAVIEVDRLFVRNGQVFKRDTLKSSYRPWPNIFAVGR; encoded by the coding sequence ATGCCGCGCGTTTTCCGTTCGCCCCTGCTGCTCACGCTGGCCCTGCTCGCTTCACCGCTGGCCGCCGCCTCGCAGGAGATTCCCGCCGCTCCTCTCCCCTCCCCTGCCGCGCCCGCTCCGGGGAGGCCTGCGCCAACGGTGCCGGAACCTTCAGCACCGACGCCTGAGCCCACCCCGCTGCCTGACACCCAGCCGACCCTGCCGGTCACGCCCGCACCGACGACTCCAGTCGTGGCTCCAGCGCCGCCCCCAGCCGTCAAGCCCCGGCCCACCGACAGCCTCACCCTGCGCTTCGAGGCCAGCTTTCCGGCGGTGGTAGACGGCAAGAAGACCAGCGTGCCCTACCGTGAAACGCTGGTGATTCCCCCGGAGCGGCTGGCCCTCCTGCGCGCCCAGGGCAAGGTGACCGTCAGCCTGGACGCCGATTTCAGCGCTTTTCTCAAACGCATCTCGCCCCAGCCGCAGGACGCCCGCTTCGAGGCGCAGCCGGACGGCCAGTGGATCATTGTGCAGCGCAACGGCCTCAAGCTCGACGAGACGGCTGCCCGCGCCGCTCTGGGCAGCGCTATCAAGGACGGCCAGACCACCCTGCTGAAGTTCACGCCAACCCAGAGCCTGGCACCGAAACGTACCCTGGACTACTTTGTTTCACGTGGAATCACCAACTTCCTGGCGGCCGGGCAAACCGGCTACGACGGTTCCAGCCCCGAGCGCATCACCAACATCCATGTCGGCACGCACGCGTTTCAGGACCGCTTGTTCGAGGGCAAGACCTTTTCCTTCAACCAGATGCTGGGCCCGATCACGACCCGCGCCGGTTTCGTAACCGGACTGGTGATCGCTGGCGAGCGCACCGCCTCGGGCATCGGTGGCGGCATCTGTCAGGTGAGCACCACGGTGTTCCGGGCGTTGTACGGCGCGGGCTTACCGATCGTGGAGCGGCGCAACCACAGCTACCAGGTGTACTACTACGATCCGCAGGGGTTGGACGCCACCATCTATCAGCCGAGCCAGGACCTGCGTTTCGCCAACGATACCGGCGGCCCCCTGTGGTTTCAGTCCGACTGGGACGACGCCCAGAAGTTGCTGGTGGTGCGGGTGTTCGGCAAGGCCCGTGATTTCGAGGTGCAGGTGCAGGAGCCGCGCATTCTCAGCACCACTCCTTCGCCGCCTGACAAGACCGTTTACGATGCCAGCCTCAAAAAAGGCGAGCGCAAGCAGGTCGACTGGGCCGCATCCGGCGCGGTGATCGAAGTGGATCGCTTGTTCGTTCGCAACGGGCAGGTCTTCAAGCGCGACACCCTGAAGAGCAGTTACCGCCCCTGGCCGAACATCTTCGCGGTGGGCCGCTGA
- the rsmG gene encoding 16S rRNA (guanine(527)-N(7))-methyltransferase RsmG, with amino-acid sequence MTPEGEALLLEAGRELGLDLSSALPRFAQLQRALLAGNAQLNLTALTSERDIILKHFIDSLTCGVDGWLPAGAQIVDLGTGAGFPTLPLAITRPDVRFLAVDATRKKIEYVGRTAAELQLHNVQVLAGRAETLGRSPEHRERYGRVVTRAVAALPILAELGLPLLEIGGLLIAQKGPLAGEELEAGASAAEVLGGEVFHVKHFELPVLQDARSLVVLRKVRATPPQYPRREGVPNKQPLFWSRAMQQVDAGGKPMKTANR; translated from the coding sequence ATGACGCCCGAAGGCGAGGCCCTGCTTCTCGAAGCGGGGCGGGAACTGGGGCTCGACCTCTCTTCGGCCCTGCCGCGCTTCGCCCAGCTGCAGCGGGCGCTGCTGGCGGGCAACGCGCAGCTGAACCTCACGGCGCTGACCAGCGAACGCGACATCATCCTCAAGCATTTTATCGATTCGCTGACCTGCGGCGTGGACGGCTGGCTGCCTGCTGGGGCGCAAATCGTCGATCTGGGCACCGGCGCCGGGTTTCCGACCCTGCCGCTGGCGATTACCCGGCCCGATGTTCGGTTCCTGGCGGTGGACGCCACCCGCAAGAAAATCGAGTACGTGGGCCGCACCGCCGCCGAGTTACAGCTGCACAATGTGCAGGTGCTGGCTGGCCGCGCCGAGACGCTGGGACGCAGCCCGGAGCACCGCGAGCGCTATGGACGCGTTGTGACCCGGGCCGTGGCGGCCCTGCCGATTCTGGCCGAACTGGGCTTGCCGCTGCTCGAGATCGGCGGGTTGCTGATTGCCCAGAAAGGCCCGCTGGCCGGTGAAGAGCTGGAAGCTGGAGCGTCGGCGGCCGAAGTGCTGGGGGGCGAGGTGTTTCATGTGAAACATTTCGAGCTTCCGGTGCTTCAGGATGCCCGCAGCTTGGTGGTGCTCCGTAAAGTCAGGGCCACGCCGCCGCAGTATCCTCGGCGTGAGGGTGTACCGAACAAACAGCCGCTCTTCTGGAGCCGGGCAATGCAGCAGGTGGACGCAGGTGGAAAACCCATGAAGACGGCAAACCGATGA
- a CDS encoding Fur family transcriptional regulator, with protein MTMVRNTRQRQAVLEVLRTTRTHPDAAWIHQAVRQALPSISLGTVYRTLDALVRDGVAVTIERAGQATRYDFRRDDHHHHAVCRRCGAIFDIEVRDVPQLPRSALPGGFQVADVRLEFHGFCLACQDKPEPSGPGG; from the coding sequence ATGACGATGGTGCGAAACACGCGGCAGCGGCAGGCGGTGCTTGAAGTCCTGCGAACCACGCGCACGCACCCCGACGCCGCCTGGATTCATCAAGCGGTCCGGCAGGCGCTGCCCAGTATCAGCCTCGGTACGGTGTACCGCACGCTCGACGCCCTGGTGCGCGACGGCGTGGCGGTGACCATCGAGCGTGCCGGGCAGGCCACCCGCTACGATTTCCGGCGCGACGACCACCACCACCACGCCGTCTGCCGCCGATGCGGGGCGATCTTCGACATCGAGGTCCGCGACGTGCCTCAGCTGCCCCGCAGCGCTCTGCCCGGCGGCTTTCAGGTCGCCGACGTGCGCCTGGAGTTTCACGGCTTCTGCCTCGCCTGCCAGGACAAACCGGAGCCGTCAGGCCCCGGCGGCTGA
- a CDS encoding response regulator — protein sequence MPRILVVDDDAAILKLISVILSRAGHEVRTSSHPVEALEMLNVFTPDLVISDVVMPYMTGLEFLEQVRAHEKRASLPFMLLSSHAERGDVRRGMNLGADDYLPKPFTPQDLLTAIDARLRRAGLAAQGASGTEAKALGTAQVIWKGQSVSWVSRKALELFFYLLEHKEVTSWQAAEALWPEKDEARASSLFHTTLHRLRRSLSNEAVVSTNRRYTLADDINPDYDAKRFELLAKQAEAGSLGLEELRELAGLYGEFLPGVDSPWADDVRARLEQRQLAVLGIAARMAAEAGRVKDAAQFHQRALVIDPLSEQDWTGLTKALSALGDPRARLAAQREAWWAVDLE from the coding sequence ATGCCGCGTATCCTGGTGGTGGACGACGACGCTGCCATCCTCAAACTCATCAGCGTGATTCTCTCGCGGGCAGGCCATGAAGTGCGGACCAGCAGTCACCCGGTGGAGGCGCTGGAGATGCTCAACGTCTTCACGCCGGACCTGGTGATCAGCGACGTGGTGATGCCGTACATGACCGGCCTGGAATTTCTCGAGCAGGTGCGCGCCCACGAAAAGCGCGCCTCGCTGCCGTTTATGCTGCTCTCCAGCCACGCCGAGCGCGGCGACGTGCGCCGGGGCATGAACCTGGGCGCCGACGACTACCTGCCCAAGCCGTTCACGCCCCAGGACCTGCTGACCGCCATCGACGCCCGCTTGCGCCGCGCCGGGCTGGCCGCCCAGGGGGCCAGCGGCACCGAGGCCAAGGCGCTGGGCACCGCCCAGGTGATCTGGAAGGGCCAGAGCGTGTCGTGGGTGTCGCGCAAGGCGCTGGAGCTGTTTTTCTATTTGCTGGAACACAAGGAAGTCACCAGCTGGCAGGCCGCCGAAGCGCTGTGGCCGGAAAAAGACGAAGCGCGCGCCAGCAGCCTCTTTCACACGACCCTGCACCGGCTGCGGCGCTCGCTGAGCAACGAAGCGGTGGTCAGCACCAACCGCCGCTACACCCTGGCCGACGACATCAACCCCGATTACGACGCCAAGCGGTTCGAACTGCTCGCCAAGCAGGCCGAGGCCGGCAGCCTGGGGCTTGAAGAGCTGCGCGAACTCGCCGGCCTCTACGGCGAATTTCTGCCGGGTGTGGACTCGCCCTGGGCCGACGACGTGCGGGCCCGGCTCGAACAGCGCCAGCTGGCGGTGCTCGGCATCGCCGCCCGGATGGCCGCCGAGGCGGGACGCGTCAAGGACGCCGCGCAGTTTCATCAGCGGGCGCTGGTGATCGACCCGCTCAGCGAACAGGACTGGACCGGCCTGACCAAGGCCCTCAGCGCGCTGGGCGACCCTCGCGCCCGCCTGGCTGCCCAGCGCGAGGCGTGGTGGGCCGTCGACCTCGAATAG
- a CDS encoding response regulator, producing the protein MPSRLSPLHVLLIENSEDEIRLIQGAFAELPAPVQLHVARTGAQAHTILTCEPRIALVLLDHQLPGEDSLGWLENLKRHNDMALRRLPVVMLSANDTEEQIRKAYYSYASAYLIKPGDPLQLRQMLTVLVQFWGQVARLPERA; encoded by the coding sequence ATGCCCTCACGCTTATCGCCGCTGCACGTCCTGCTGATCGAAAACAGCGAGGACGAGATCCGGCTGATTCAGGGCGCCTTCGCCGAGTTGCCGGCGCCGGTTCAGTTGCACGTGGCCCGCACCGGCGCCCAGGCCCACACCATCCTGACCTGCGAGCCGCGCATCGCGCTGGTGCTGCTCGACCACCAGTTGCCCGGCGAAGATAGCCTCGGCTGGCTCGAGAATCTCAAGCGGCACAACGACATGGCCCTGCGGCGCCTGCCGGTGGTGATGCTCAGCGCCAACGACACCGAGGAGCAGATTCGCAAAGCGTATTACTCGTACGCCAGCGCTTACCTGATCAAACCCGGCGACCCGCTGCAACTGCGGCAGATGCTCACGGTCCTGGTGCAGTTCTGGGGCCAGGTCGCCCGCCTGCCCGAGCGCGCTTGA
- a CDS encoding ParB/RepB/Spo0J family partition protein codes for MSKKSSLGRGLDALLSRPSGSGAVNTQQLKIEQIVQAAYQPRQVFVPEALAELAQSIRDKGVLQPLLVRPRGEHFEIVAGERRWRAAQLAGLSEVPVIIRDLADRDALEIAIVENLQREDLGPLEEARAYQTLLNQGLNQEGVAKAVGKGRSTVANALRLLSLPEAALTALENGEISAGHARAVLALPEADRNWALNEILTRHLNVRGAEALKREERGRAGESAASLIKVNPPRPWRQVELHLSRRTGTKVKITGEEKGRLELNYSSREELERLLELLGYAEE; via the coding sequence GTGTCGAAAAAATCTAGCCTGGGCCGGGGCCTCGACGCCCTGCTCAGCCGTCCGTCCGGCAGCGGGGCAGTGAATACGCAGCAGCTGAAAATCGAGCAGATCGTTCAGGCCGCCTATCAGCCGCGTCAGGTGTTCGTGCCGGAAGCGCTGGCCGAACTCGCCCAGAGCATCCGCGACAAGGGCGTGCTTCAGCCGCTGCTGGTGAGGCCGCGCGGCGAACACTTCGAGATCGTGGCTGGCGAGCGGCGCTGGCGGGCGGCGCAACTGGCTGGCCTGAGCGAAGTGCCGGTGATCATCCGCGATCTGGCCGACCGGGACGCGCTGGAAATCGCCATCGTCGAGAACCTGCAGCGTGAGGACCTGGGACCGCTGGAAGAAGCCCGCGCTTACCAGACGCTGCTCAACCAGGGGCTCAACCAGGAAGGGGTGGCGAAGGCGGTCGGCAAGGGCCGCAGCACCGTCGCCAATGCGCTGCGGCTGCTCAGCTTGCCGGAAGCGGCCCTGACCGCGCTGGAGAACGGAGAAATCAGCGCCGGGCATGCCCGCGCCGTGCTGGCCTTGCCGGAAGCCGACCGCAACTGGGCGCTCAACGAGATTCTGACCCGGCACCTCAATGTGCGCGGAGCCGAAGCGCTCAAGCGCGAGGAGCGCGGCCGGGCAGGGGAGAGCGCGGCATCGCTGATCAAGGTGAATCCACCACGCCCCTGGCGGCAGGTCGAGCTGCACCTCAGCCGACGCACCGGCACCAAGGTCAAGATTACCGGGGAGGAAAAGGGCCGTCTGGAACTGAACTACAGCTCACGCGAGGAACTCGAACGGCTGCTGGAGCTGCTGGGGTACGCCGAGGAGTAA
- the rpsF gene encoding 30S ribosomal protein S6, with translation MQSQYDLNLILNPNLSGEQLQTEKDYISNAVQSAGAEVTNLDDAGNRRMAYPIQKDREGYYLMYTIKASGDPEKDIAASLRLRDNVRRVLVVKDRPEWKTKKA, from the coding sequence ATGCAAAGTCAATACGATCTGAACTTGATCCTCAACCCCAACCTGAGCGGTGAGCAGCTTCAAACCGAGAAGGACTACATCAGCAACGCCGTGCAGAGCGCCGGAGCCGAAGTGACCAACCTCGACGACGCCGGCAACCGCCGGATGGCCTACCCGATTCAGAAAGACCGCGAAGGCTACTACCTGATGTACACCATCAAGGCCAGCGGCGATCCGGAAAAGGACATCGCGGCCAGCCTGCGCCTGCGCGACAACGTGCGCCGCGTGCTGGTGGTCAAGGACCGCCCGGAGTGGAAGACCAAGAAGGCCTGA
- a CDS encoding response regulator transcription factor, protein MTRQRILVIEDDLDIANVLRLDLSDAGFDIDHADTAMTGLIKAREEQPDLILLDLGLPDFDGSDVVQRLRKNSTVPVIVLTARDTVEERVRLLGLGADDYVIKPFHPDELLARIKVQLRQRGSESLILGDLELDPQKRLVRYKGEELRLSPKEFDILALLIRQPGRVYSRQEIGQDIWQGRLPDGSNVVDVHMANLRAKLRDLDGYGLLRTVRGVGYALRG, encoded by the coding sequence GTGACCCGCCAACGCATCCTTGTGATCGAGGACGACCTCGATATTGCCAATGTCCTGCGCCTCGATCTGTCTGATGCGGGCTTCGACATCGATCATGCCGACACCGCCATGACCGGACTGATCAAAGCGCGCGAGGAGCAGCCGGACCTGATCCTGCTCGACCTCGGGCTGCCGGACTTCGACGGCAGCGACGTGGTGCAGCGCCTGAGAAAAAACAGCACCGTGCCGGTGATCGTGCTCACCGCCCGCGACACGGTCGAGGAGCGGGTGCGCCTGTTGGGGCTGGGCGCCGACGACTACGTGATCAAGCCGTTTCACCCCGACGAACTGTTGGCCCGCATCAAGGTGCAGTTGCGTCAGCGCGGTTCGGAAAGCTTGATTCTCGGCGACCTCGAACTCGATCCGCAAAAGCGCCTGGTGCGCTACAAGGGCGAGGAACTGCGTCTCTCGCCCAAGGAATTCGACATCCTGGCGCTCTTGATTCGCCAGCCGGGCCGCGTCTACTCGCGACAGGAAATCGGTCAGGACATCTGGCAGGGCCGCCTGCCCGACGGCAGCAACGTGGTAGACGTGCATATGGCCAATCTGCGCGCCAAATTGCGCGACCTCGATGGGTATGGTCTGCTGAGAACGGTACGCGGGGTGGGCTACGCGCTGCGCGGCTGA
- a CDS encoding response regulator transcription factor, giving the protein MEQRILLIEDNPDITRVVQYELEQAGYRVLTAPDGVTGLTSARENSPDLVILDLGLPDFDGAEIARRLRKTSAVPIIILTAMDAVDRKVNLLEAGADDYMTKPFHPEELVARVKVQLRHQQHGEVIQIGALEIHPQKRLCHYNGHEVRLSPKEFDLLTFLARQPGRVYSRQEIEREVWNGELPSNSNVVDVHMANMRAKLRDLDGYGIIRTVRGIGYALKTP; this is encoded by the coding sequence ATGGAACAACGCATTCTTTTGATCGAAGACAACCCCGACATCACCCGTGTGGTGCAGTACGAACTCGAACAGGCCGGCTACCGGGTGCTGACGGCGCCGGACGGCGTGACCGGCCTGACCAGCGCCCGTGAAAACTCGCCGGACCTGGTGATTCTCGACCTCGGCCTGCCGGATTTCGACGGAGCGGAAATTGCCCGGCGCCTGCGCAAGACCAGCGCCGTGCCGATCATCATCCTGACGGCCATGGACGCCGTGGACCGCAAGGTCAACCTGCTCGAAGCCGGCGCCGACGACTACATGACCAAGCCGTTTCACCCCGAAGAACTGGTGGCCCGCGTCAAGGTGCAGCTGCGCCACCAGCAGCACGGCGAAGTGATTCAGATCGGCGCGCTGGAAATCCACCCGCAAAAGCGGCTGTGCCACTACAACGGCCACGAAGTGCGCCTCTCGCCCAAGGAGTTCGATTTGCTGACCTTCCTGGCGCGGCAGCCGGGCCGGGTCTACTCGCGTCAGGAAATCGAGCGCGAGGTCTGGAACGGAGAACTACCCAGCAACAGCAATGTGGTGGACGTACATATGGCCAACATGCGCGCCAAGCTGCGCGACCTCGACGGCTACGGCATCATCCGCACGGTGCGCGGCATCGGCTACGCCCTCAAGACCCCCTAG
- the ssb gene encoding single-stranded DNA-binding protein yields MARGMNHVYLVGSLARDPELRYTPSGVPVFEATIAGEDHLIGNDGRERKLPWYHRISMLGKPAEWQSERNLKAGDPVIVEGALDYSQWEAPEGGKRSQVRVKALRMESLGSEPELVQDAGGGVRMSGGWNTVIVIGNLARDPELRYTPTGDAVLGLGLAVNETWKDRNGQQQEKTHWIDITLWRELAESCQNLRKGDPVLVQGRLVNDSWQDKDGNKRNTTKVEATKVEALARGAGVGTPAATSGAPRMQAAGSAPTRSASAPARAASPQGNRSAGLDIDQGLDDFPPEEDLPF; encoded by the coding sequence ATGGCCCGTGGAATGAATCACGTTTATCTGGTCGGCAGCCTCGCCCGCGACCCCGAACTGCGCTACACCCCCAGCGGTGTGCCGGTCTTCGAGGCCACCATTGCCGGTGAAGATCATTTGATCGGCAACGACGGACGCGAGCGCAAACTGCCCTGGTACCACCGCATCAGCATGCTCGGCAAACCCGCCGAGTGGCAGTCTGAACGCAACCTGAAAGCCGGTGACCCGGTGATTGTGGAAGGCGCCCTGGATTACAGCCAGTGGGAAGCCCCCGAGGGCGGCAAACGCTCGCAGGTGCGCGTCAAGGCGCTGCGGATGGAATCGCTGGGCAGCGAACCCGAACTGGTGCAGGATGCCGGCGGCGGCGTCCGTATGAGCGGCGGTTGGAACACGGTGATCGTGATCGGCAACCTGGCCCGCGACCCCGAGCTGCGCTACACCCCCACGGGTGACGCGGTGCTGGGACTCGGCCTGGCGGTCAACGAGACCTGGAAAGACCGCAACGGTCAGCAGCAGGAAAAGACCCACTGGATCGATATCACCTTGTGGCGTGAACTGGCCGAAAGTTGCCAGAACCTGCGCAAAGGCGACCCGGTGCTGGTTCAGGGGCGGCTGGTCAACGACAGCTGGCAGGACAAAGACGGCAACAAACGCAACACCACCAAAGTAGAGGCAACGAAAGTTGAAGCCTTGGCCCGAGGCGCGGGTGTCGGCACTCCCGCAGCCACCTCCGGCGCGCCCCGCATGCAGGCCGCGGGCAGCGCACCGACGCGCAGCGCTTCGGCGCCGGCGCGTGCGGCATCACCGCAGGGGAACCGTTCGGCAGGCTTGGATATTGATCAGGGCCTCGATGATTTTCCGCCGGAAGAAGACCTGCCCTTCTAA
- a CDS encoding ribonuclease J: MNKQPSTQDALEVIPLGGMGEIGKNMFAYRYGDEILVVDGGLAFPEAHQLGIDLIIPKIDYLQEHAGLIKGWILTHGHEDHIGSLPYILPRLPRVPIYSGRLTLGLLREKLSEFGIKDADTDLREIELDAQVRVGRNFVLDCFRITHSIPDNLGYVLTTPVGKVVHTGDFKIDRTPTDGKLSQLDRIEKAGDEGVLLLISDSTNAERPGWSVSEAEVAENIEELIKAAKGRVFITTFASQTHRVQNIIRSAEKLGRRVVMEGRSMLKYAQVAQQLGYMEFKEPLVTNDEVSSMQDSQVLYMCTGSQGQPMSVLSRLAFGNHAKIALKRGDTVILSSSPIPGNEEAVNTVINRLYEIGVDVLYPPTHKVHASGHGSRDEQLELLNLARPKYFLPWHGEPRHQINHARLAQSAKRPPQRTLVAKNGDIVRLTPDDFKVVGTVPAGAVYVDGLGVGDISDDIIMDRMNMSQEGVLIITAVLHPTPHIELVSRGFVRSNRELEQQIRKVALEAVEQGNRDKKRLEDVRDDMYGAVRRFVRKVTGRNPVLIPLLVD, translated from the coding sequence ATGAACAAACAACCCTCTACGCAAGACGCCCTGGAAGTGATTCCGCTCGGCGGCATGGGCGAAATCGGCAAGAACATGTTCGCTTACCGCTACGGCGACGAGATTCTGGTGGTCGACGGCGGCCTGGCCTTTCCCGAAGCGCACCAGCTCGGCATCGACCTGATCATTCCCAAAATCGATTACCTGCAGGAGCACGCCGGCCTGATCAAAGGCTGGATTCTGACGCACGGCCACGAGGACCACATCGGCTCGCTGCCGTACATCCTGCCGAGATTGCCACGCGTGCCGATCTACAGCGGCCGCCTGACGCTGGGCCTGCTGCGCGAGAAGCTCAGCGAGTTCGGGATCAAGGACGCCGACACCGACCTGCGCGAGATCGAACTCGACGCGCAGGTGCGGGTGGGGCGCAACTTCGTGCTCGACTGCTTCCGCATCACCCACTCGATTCCCGACAACCTCGGCTACGTCCTGACCACCCCGGTGGGCAAGGTTGTCCACACCGGCGACTTCAAGATCGACCGCACCCCCACCGACGGCAAGCTCAGCCAGCTCGACCGCATCGAGAAGGCCGGCGACGAGGGCGTGCTGCTGCTGATTTCCGACAGCACCAACGCCGAGCGGCCCGGCTGGTCGGTCAGCGAAGCGGAAGTGGCCGAGAACATCGAGGAACTGATCAAGGCGGCCAAGGGGCGGGTCTTTATCACCACCTTCGCCTCGCAGACGCACCGGGTGCAGAACATCATCAGAAGCGCCGAGAAGCTCGGCCGCCGGGTGGTGATGGAAGGGCGTAGCATGCTCAAGTACGCCCAGGTGGCCCAGCAGCTCGGCTACATGGAGTTCAAGGAGCCGCTGGTCACCAACGACGAGGTCAGCAGCATGCAGGACTCGCAGGTACTGTACATGTGCACCGGCTCGCAGGGCCAGCCGATGAGCGTGCTGTCGCGCCTGGCCTTCGGCAACCACGCCAAGATCGCCCTCAAGCGCGGCGACACCGTGATTCTGTCGAGCAGCCCGATTCCCGGCAACGAGGAAGCGGTCAACACCGTGATCAACCGCCTCTACGAGATCGGCGTGGATGTGCTCTACCCGCCCACCCACAAGGTGCACGCTTCGGGCCACGGCAGCCGCGACGAGCAGCTCGAACTCTTGAACCTGGCGCGGCCCAAGTACTTCCTGCCTTGGCACGGCGAACCGCGCCACCAGATCAACCACGCCCGGCTGGCCCAGAGCGCCAAGCGCCCGCCGCAGCGCACCCTGGTCGCCAAGAACGGTGACATCGTGCGCCTGACCCCCGACGACTTCAAAGTGGTCGGCACCGTGCCGGCGGGGGCGGTGTACGTGGACGGCCTGGGCGTGGGCGACATCAGCGACGACATCATCATGGACCGCATGAACATGAGCCAGGAAGGGGTGCTGATCATCACGGCGGTGCTGCATCCCACGCCGCACATCGAACTGGTTTCGCGCGGCTTCGTGCGCAGCAACCGCGAACTCGAGCAGCAGATCCGCAAGGTCGCCCTCGAAGCGGTCGAGCAGGGCAACCGCGACAAGAAGCGCCTCGAAGATGTACGCGACGACATGTACGGCGCGGTGCGGCGCTTCGTGCGGAAAGTGACCGGACGGAACCCGGTGCTGATTCCGCTGCTGGTGGACTGA
- a CDS encoding ParA family protein, with translation MKTLGIVNQKGGVGKTTTAINLAAYLAAGGRRVLLIDMDPQGNATSGLGLRGVEAGLYEALSQPERAAELIAETGQERLSVLPATPDLAGAGVELTDEPYALRELLGRVSGFDVVIIDAPPSLGPLTINVLAAADALLIPLQAEYYALEGLAGLTETVERVREALNPGLKVLGVAITMFDGRTNLAQEVEQSVRAHFGELVFWSVVPRNVRLSEAPSFAKPINQFAPLSSGAAAYKRLAEEVMQRVEKI, from the coding sequence ATGAAGACGCTGGGCATCGTCAATCAAAAGGGCGGGGTAGGCAAGACCACCACGGCCATCAATCTGGCGGCGTATCTGGCCGCTGGCGGTCGTCGGGTGCTGCTGATCGACATGGACCCGCAGGGCAACGCCACCAGCGGTCTGGGGCTGCGGGGCGTGGAAGCCGGGCTCTACGAAGCGTTGAGTCAGCCAGAACGCGCTGCCGAGCTGATCGCCGAAACCGGGCAGGAACGCCTGAGCGTTTTGCCGGCCACACCGGACCTCGCCGGGGCCGGTGTCGAGCTGACCGATGAGCCGTACGCCTTGCGTGAATTGCTGGGGCGGGTCTCGGGCTTCGATGTGGTCATCATCGACGCGCCGCCCAGTCTGGGACCGCTGACCATCAACGTGCTGGCCGCCGCCGACGCATTGCTGATTCCGCTGCAGGCCGAGTACTACGCCCTGGAAGGTCTGGCGGGCCTCACCGAGACGGTCGAGCGGGTCAGAGAAGCGCTCAATCCTGGCCTCAAGGTGCTGGGCGTGGCGATCACCATGTTCGACGGCCGCACCAATCTGGCCCAGGAAGTCGAGCAGAGCGTGCGGGCGCATTTCGGTGAGCTGGTGTTCTGGAGCGTGGTGCCGCGCAACGTCCGGCTCTCGGAAGCGCCCAGCTTCGCCAAGCCCATCAACCAGTTCGCGCCGTTGTCGAGCGGTGCGGCGGCCTACAAGCGCCTGGCCGAGGAGGTGATGCAGCGTGTCGAAAAAATCTAG